The Paenibacillus spongiae nucleotide sequence CTCTGAAGATGAATCAGGACCGCTGCCTTCCGCTAACGCCTTCAAGGATTTCAACAGATCAGGGAACAGCTTGCGCATGCCGGCCGTCTCTCCGGCAATCACATTATTCGGATAGGGTCGTACCATATCCTCGATCGCGGTTGGCCACTTGTCATAGAGTTCCCGGTAATGGGTAATCGCGCTTGAAAGCGTCCACCTCTCCTCCTGTGTCTGGCTCCAGCTGTTCCACTTCTCGAATGCCTCGGTCGCATCCGACGGTGTACATTCGCATACGGCAGCATCATGCATCTGGACCTGGTAAGCCTCGCCTGCGCCCTGCTTGCGGGTAGACAGCAGAATTCGAGTATCACCGGTCCAATAACGCCAGCTGCCCCGCTGCTCCAGCATAACGGACAATCCGTAACGGGGAGGCTTCGTTCCCTCTTCCAGCAGAAGCTCAAGCGAGTTGCCCATCGGCCGGATTACCGCCGGTTTCACGAAGACAACCTTCACCTGCTCCTTCTCTTCCTGCTGATCCTGACCGCCGCTTAATGCCGCTTCCATGTTGTCTTCGCCGGGAAGATTGGAAGGTGCTTTGACAGGAAGCGCCATTAAGAACAGCAACAGCAATACCGCAATGCCGATCGAACGGTATAGCATCAAGCGAATCCGCCTCTTGCGGTTCCACGCCTGGATCATTTGCTCCGGCGGCTGCGCCATCGGGTGCTGCTTCCGTTCATAAGCCTCGTATATGCTGCCGGATTGAAGGAAACAGTAATTGGCTTTGGCTTCCTTCCCTTCCAGCATATACTGCTTGCCGAGCAAGTACCATGCCATCCGGTTGTCCGGATGGTTCTGTACATATTGCTTCAAATAATTCATATTGTCGCTTCGTTCTTCCATCCTGAACCTCCGTAATGCAGCCTTAGTAATATGTACTATATCGGCAAATGGCCGCCCGATTTCGCGTCGAACGGCCATTTTTTAAAATATTTTTATAAGACTAAAGCTTCAATAGCAGAATGCTCTGAAATCGATGGCTGGCTATTTGCTTCTTCGACTATTCATCCCGCTCCACTTGTTGAGCTTCGCTCAACTGATGTAATGATTTTATCGCGCAGCAGTACGGCCCGAATACCGGAAAGCCACTGTACATCCAATCCGATCTCTTCCGAGAAGAAACGTACTTGCAGGAATAGCCGCTCCTGTTTCACGTACGGAGCCTTATCTTCATTTAATTGGCAACGCCAAGAATGGGGCTGTACCCAACTATTGTTCATCGTCATGCAGCATATGCTCATCCGTTTGCAGAGAAGTCCCGCGCAGCCGTTTATTGCGGATAAGCGCGGACGGATCGTCGCCGAGCATCCCTGCAGTCAGTACGGCGTTCTCGCCGTACTTGTCCCGTAATTTATCCATCGTCTTCGTCAGCGCATCCTTGCGCGGCTGCTCCTCGTAGCTGAATAGGTCAAGCTGTACGGCCGTTTCGTCGCGCAGCGTCAAGCCCTGCAGCGTAATGCCCAGCAGCCGGACCGGCTCGCCCTCCTTCCAATACTTATCGAACAGCTTAACCGCTTCATGATGAATATCGCTTGTCGCATCCGTCGGCACATCCAGCGTGATCGAACGGTTGATCGTCGACATGTCCGGCTTGCGTATGACGATCTGCACGACACGGGTGACCAGCTTCTGCCTGCGCATCCGTCTGGCCGTCTGATCCGATAAATTCAATAAGATGCGATGCGCTTCGGCTCGTTCGGTCACATCCTGGGGGAGCGTTGTCGTATGTCCGATTGATTTATTGCGCTCGCGGTTAGACTGAACCGGAGAATGATCGATGCCGTGCGCGGCGGCCTTCATCCAGGATCCCGCTACGCCAAAGTGCTTGGTCAGCATTGCCTCTTCAGCCGCCGCAAGCTCCCCGATCGTGCGGATATTGAGCCGTCTCAGCTTATCGGCCGTTTTCGACCCGATGCCGAATAACGTATCGCATGGTTTATTCCATAACAACCGCGGCACATCCCGGATGCGAAGCACGGTGAACCCGCTGGGCTTCTGCATATCCGAGGCCATCTTCGCAAGAAGCTTGTTCGGCGCAACGCCTATGGAGCATGGAAGATTCCATTCATTCTGGATCCGCTGCTGAATCGTATGCGCAATTTCCAGCGGTTCCCCGAAGGCCGAGGATCCTGTAATGTCCAGGTAGCATTCATCGATCGAGGTGGCCTCCACCTGGGGGGTATACTGACGGGCCACGGACATGAACCCGCGCGAATATTTCCGGTACAGCTCGAAATCCGGACGGATCAGAATGAGCTCCGGGCAGATGCGCATTCCTTGACGTACGGTCATGCCGGTTTTAACACCTTTTTGGCGAGCTGCATACGACGATGTAACGATAATCCCCTTCCGAAGCTCGACGCTGCCCGCAACAGCCGTCGGTTTTCCCCGATATGCTTCCGGCTCCTCCGCCTCATGGACAGAACAATAGAATGCATTCATATCCAGATGAATGATAACCCGTCCTTTGGATTTGTTTGTCTGCTTACTCATAAACCTCACCCTTTTGAGCATACAATCGCTGTATATTACAGTCAACCAAGCCCACCACGGGACGCTGCTTTCCCAGCCGTATGGCGTAACGCGACTTCGTTTACGCTTCCCGTATTTGGTGTTATAATAATGAAATTATGATTTCCGTTAGGTACTGTATAAGAGGGGTGTCCAAGCTATGACGAACATAATTTCTATTTTTGACACGACGCTACGGGATGGGACGCAGGGCGAAGGAATCAGCCTCTCGGCCGACGATAAGCTAAAAATCGCCCAGAAGCTCGACGCTCTTGGCGTACATTATATTGAAGGCGGCAATCCAGGCAGCAACAGCAAGGACATCGAATTTTTTCAGCGTGTCAAAGGGCTGAAGCTCAATGCCAAGATCACGGCGTTCGGCAGCACAAGAAGAAAGAACAGTACCGCGGAGCAGGACTCCAGTCTTCTTCGAATCGTGGAATCCGGCGTTCCGGCCGCGACGCTGGTCGGGAAGTCATGGGACTTCCATGTCCATACCGCTCTTCAGACGACGCTCGAAGAGAATCTGTCGATGATCTACGATTCGTTCGCATTCCTGAAACGCAGCGGCGTTGAAGCCATCTTCGACGCGGAGCATTTCTTCGATGGCTATAAGCATAATCCCGAATACGCCCTTGCTGTGCTTCGTCAAGCGCAGGAAGCCGGCGCGGATTGGATCGTGCTCTGCGATACGAACGGCGGGACGCTCCCGACTGAAATTCATGAGATCATATCCCGCGTACGCGCCGAGCTTACCGCACCGCTGGGCATTCATACGCATAATGACTGCGAGCTTGCGGTTGCCAACACCCTCGCGGCTGTCGGAGCCGGCGTAAGACAGGTGCAGGGCACGATCAACGGCTACGGGGAGCGCTGCGGCAATGCTAATCTATGCTCGATTCTTCCGACGCTTCAATTAAAGATGGATTACCGCTGCGTCAGCGACGAACAGCTGCAAGCCCTCACCGGCACGGCCCGCTATATCAGCGAAATCGCCAATGTCCATATGCCGGTCGGACAACCATACGTGGGCAACGCCGCATTCGCCCATAAGGGCGGCATTCACGTATCGGCCATCATGAAGGACTCCAAGACATACGAGCATATTCGCCCCGAGCTTGTCGGGAACAAGCAGCGGATTCTCGTTTCCGAGCTTGCCGGCCAGAGCAACATCATCTCCAAGGCGCAGGAGCTTGGGCTCGATATTAACGCCAACAACGAGAAAACGAAGGCGATCATGGAACGGATCAAGGAGCTTGAGCATCAAGGCTATCAATTCGAAGGAGCAGATGCATCGCTAGAGCTGCTTCTAAGGGATGCCTTCGGGAATGTGAAAGATATTTTCAAGCTCGAGTCCTTTAAGATGTTAGTAGAGAAGCATAACGGCCATATGAATTCCGAGGCGATCGTGAAAGTGAATGTCGACGGACAATCCGTCTATACGGCCGCTGAGGGCAACGGTCCTGTCAATGCGCTGGACAATGCCCTGCGGAAGGCTCTTGTACAATTCTATCCAAAAATCAACGACATCCATCTATCCGACTATAAAGTCCGCGTCATTGACGAGAAGGATGCCACAGCCGGCAAAGTCCGCGTTCTCATTGAGTCGACAGACTTCAATAACACCTGGAGCACGGTCGGCGTATCGAGCAACGTCATCGAAGCAAGCTGGGAAGCGCTTGTCGACAGTATCCGCTATGCGCTGCTGGGCATGACACCGGTTTTCTCGCAAGATGAGCCGCGCGAACGGCTAGGACTTGTTAATCATTGAATCGTCTCGCATAACAATAACGCCACGCACACTAGCGCTTATGCTAGCAGCGTGGCGTTATTGTTGTGACAATGTTTAATGGACGATCACTTCTGGACCTTAATCCACTTCTCAATCTTACTCTGCCATTCCTTCTTCGAAATAACGCCTACGACCCTCTCGCGCACGATGCCGTCGCGGTCGACGAGCAAGCTTGTCGGAAAGGTCGTTATCTTGTACAGATCCGTTGCCTTGCCGTCACGATCCATCAGAATCGGGAACGTGAATTTGTACTCCTCGACGAACTCCCTTGCCTGCCGTTCTTTATCATAGCTTGTCGCGTTGATGCCTAACAGCACCATGTCTGCTTTATATTCCTCCGACAGCTCCTGCAGATCCGGTGCTTCGAGCTCGCAAGGGCCGCACCAGGATGCCCAGAAGTTTATAAGCAGCAGCTGATCCCGTTTACCGGCAACGGGGACCTTCTGGTCGTCCAAGTCCGGGAGATTGAGCGTCGGGGCGACAAAGCCCGGCTTCGGCTTCATCTCGGTGGATGCCGTTATTGCTTCGTCAGACTTCCCTTTATTCTGATAGACCGCCGCCAATGCCAATACAAGGATGACCCCCAACAATACGAGTGTGCGTTTCACGTCGTGCCTTCTTTCCGTCCATTATTCTCATGGTTCTTGTGATTAAATGCATATCATTCCTCCCCATGTTACCATCCGGAGAATGGAAGCTCAAGCCGGAGGGCACATTACTTCTATACGTCAATACCGACATGGGAGCTCAACGACAATGGAAAAAACGAAAAAAGGCTTCGGAATGGCGGGGCCCGCCAAGCTCCGGACGCAAAGCACGAATGATCAATCAAGCAAGAAGAAAGCAGGGGGCGGCGCAAAATGGCGTGAATACATCGCGCTCGCAAGCGTACCGCTTGTCCTCGTGCTGGGCAATTCCATGCTTGTGCCCATTCTGCCGGAAATGGAGCGCAGGATGGGCATCTCCGGGTTTCAGGCGAGCATGGTAATCACCCTGTTCTCGGTCGCAGCGGGAATCGTGATCCCCATTTCCGGATATTTGTCGGACCGCTTCTCGCGGAAGGCGGTCATACTGCCTTCCCTCGCTTTGTACGGAATTGCCGGAATCGCGGCGGGTATAGGCGCACTTATGAACTCCTATAGCCTTCTGATCGCATCGCGCGCCCTCCAAGGTATCGGTGCCGCCGGTACGTCGCCGATTGCAATGGCTTTGGTCGGCGACAAGTATAAGGACGGCGCCGAGAGCGAAGCACTCGGTCTGATCGAGGCGTCGAACGGCGCCGGCAAGGTAATTAGCCCGATTATCGGATCACTGCTTGCCTTGATTGTCTGGTACGCGCCTTTGTTTGCTTTTCCCGTCTTCTGTGCCGGTTCCTTCTTCGCGATGGTGTTTCTAATCAAAGAACCGGAGAAGGAGAAGCAGAACACGTCCGTTAAGCAATATGTCGCCGATATCGTCAAGCTGTTTCGGGAGAAAGGCCGATGGCTGATCTCTTCATTTTTGGCCGGCTCCCTTGGATTGTTCATTCTCTTCGGCGTCTTGTTCCGACTGTCCGACGTCTTGGAGAAGGCGCCTTATAACATTGACGGCGTAGCCAAGGGAGGCGTTCTCGCCATCCCGTTATTGGGCTTGGTCGTTACAGCATACATGACGGGCCGACATATTAAGAACAACGGCGTCTTGATGCGCCGCCTTATGGTCATTGGACTGGCCTTGATGGGCGCCTCCCTCGTAGCCGCGGCACTCCTCTACCGAAATTTGTACGCGCTCATCGGATTTGTCACCTTGAGCAGCGTGGGTACAGGCCTGCTGCTGCCTTGCTTGAATACACTCATCACCGGTGCAGTCGACCGCGCGCATCGCGGCATGATTACATCGCTGTACAGCAGCCTGCGTTTTTTCGGCGTCGCTTTCGGCCCGCCTCTGTTCGGTTGGCTCGCGGGTCGTTCCGATATGCTGCTCTACTTTGTCGTAGCCGGACTTTCTTTCGCAGCGCTCGCGCTTGTCGCCCTGTTCGTGCATCCGCCGAAGAAAGCCGGGGACACGGGCTGATCTGGCTTGCCCCGCTCCTTCGCCGTCGTATATAGTTGATGTAGTGATAAAACGACGGCGAAGGCGGGATTCACCGAATGCTGGATAATGATCAGAATAATGCTAATCACCTGCTTCTTCTTCGTGCCGAGATCGATGAACCTGCATATCGCAAGCTTATTCGAATCTGTACAGACGCCCTGCCGGATGAAGCATGCGGGGTATTGGCAAGCAGCCATTCCGACTCCCTCTCTCATGGCGCTGTCCGGATCGATACCGTCTATCCCATTCGCAACGCGGCACAAGAGAAAGCGCATGTCTTCTCGTTCGAGCCACGGGAATGGATCGGCGCTTATTTCTCCATGCTGAAAAACCGACAAACGCTTGTCGGTTTTTATCATTCCCATCCTTTAGCACCGCCTGTACCGTCCTCTGCCGATATAGCCGGCATCCGGTATTCCACCGCAATGACTTATTGGATCGTATCGCTGGCAGACCCGGATCAGCCCCATATTCAGGCTTACCAAGTAAGCGGCAATTCGTTTGTCCCGCTAATGTTTGCTCAGGTAAGCGTATAGATCGCCCAGGGTCACAATGTTACGCTCCATTATCTTCTTCAAATAATGCAGCCAGAGCTTCGCCGTCATGATTGAGTCCTCCAGCGCATGATGGCGCTTCGTAATCTCGATGCCGGCACCCGTCAGCAGCTCGTCCAAGCCATATCCATTATCACGATTGGGATCCAGCCACTTGGCGACCATCATCGTATCGAGGACACGATGAGTCAAGTTGATCTTCGATGTGCGCCATAGCGCAGCGTTAAGAAACTGCTTGTCATGGCCGCTGGCGTGTGCGATCAGCATACGCCTGTCGATAAATTCCATGAAGTCATGGAGCACCTGCATCAGCTCCGATCCATTCTCCGCCATTTCATTCGTAATTCCGGTCAAGTCGGTAATATGCTTGGGCACGCGCCGTTTCGGATTTACAAGACTATAGAAGCTGCGGCTTTCTTGAAGCTCTTCCCCCTTCAACACAACCGCGCCTACCGACAGAATTTCATCGCCATTCAGCGGATAGAAGCCTGTCGTCTCCAGATCGAACACGACGACCTCCATCTCGCGCAGCGGTTGATCCATGACGGGTTGCTTGCGCTGTTCCTTCGACATGGACCGGATAAACGCCATCTGCTGAGCGTTCTGCGCTCCTAGCATCGATGCAACAGCCGGCGTTATACCGCCCATCTTGTATAGATGCCACATCCGACCGACGCCTCTTTGCTGCTTCATGGTCTTCCCCTCCGCCTTGCCTTAAAGGTTCATGTGGATTATTTATTCACGCGCCGCTCCAGTCTTTTTCCAATCCGCAAGCCGCTCTTCAGCTCATCGATCAGCTCTTTGCTCATCCTGCCGCCGGCCAGCTTGCCGTTGTTCGACAGCAAGCCGTCAACCGAACGCTCAGTTGTCATGAGACGAAGCCTCAAGAACAATCGGAAGGCTTCGGCAATCTCTGCCCCTTCACCGGCTGACAGCTTTTCATTGCGAACCAAGCCGCTAATCCGCTCCAGTGTCGACGACTCTCGAATACCCGATTGCAAGGCCATCATCCTAACGGCATTCACCATCGGAATATAGGCGCCGTATTTAATGTCCAGGCTGCCGGCATCTTGTCCATATTCCTCTCTCAACAGCTGGCCGAACACCCCGATCAGCACTTTATGCCGCATCGTATTGCTGCGCATATGCTTGACGATAACAGGATTCTGAAGCATATCGGAGAAAAAAAAATCCTGGAACGATCTCATCAGCATCGGATCGCCATAGACGCAGCGTCCGTCGGCCACAATCAATAAATAACGAACGCGCTCCCAATCGGGATCCTCGAACCAGCCGTTTAACTTCGCCTTCCACTCTGACAGGGACAGCCTCCACTCCGAATTCGTACTCATAACGCCCCCATCGCAGGGCGGATAGCCCAACTGCTTTATCAGGTCGACAACAATAACGGCGAAAGATTCGAAATAGGCCGATACCGCTTCTTTCTCCGACTCATCCTTCGGGTCTCCATAGAGTAGTCCGCTATCCTGGTCGCTCGATAAAGTCTGCTCTTCCCTGCCTCCGCTGCCGAACAATAGATATGCATATGGCACGGGTGGGGGACCGTTCCCCGACCGTGCCATCTCCGCTTCTGCAAGAACGATGACACGCCCGATCAGCGCATCATGCATTCCATTCAGATTGAAATATAATTGTTCGACAGGGCGTTCGGTGAGCCGAGCTTCCATTTGTCTCTGGATTTGATCCCGCAAGCCGCGCAGCGTCTTCAGATCACCGGCGGTGCCGATCAGTGCCAGCAGGTGCGTGTAGACCGGATCGCTCATGCGCCCTCCCCTCCGTCCCCTAGAAAATCTAGTTATGATTTTATCATGGAATTAGAGGTTTTGTTGGGCTTTTTTCATTTGCTCCGGGTAGCCGAATGTACCGTGCTCGGACAGGTCAAGACCGATAATTTCTTGTTCTTCCGTTACCCTGAAGCCCATAACGGCCTTCATGACGCCTAGAATAAGGAAGGAAGCCGCAAGCACGTATGCCCCGCACACGACGACAGATTCGAATTGCACCCACAGCTGATGCCAGCTGCCCGTATCGATAAGGCCGCCTTGCCCGACGCCTACTTTATCCGCCAGCACTTGCGTGGCGAAGATGCCGTTGGCAAGCGTCCCCCAGATCCCGGCTGCGCCGTGAACCGATAATGCATAGATCGGATCGTCGATTTTCATTTTTTCGAAAAATTTGACACAATAGAATACCAGGACGCCTGCAACAAGACCGATTACGACCGCAGCCCATGGATCGACGAAGGCACAGGAGGCCGTGATTGCTACCAGGCCGGCAAGACCGCCGTTCAGCGTTGCCGTAATGTCCGCTTTCCCGGATACAAGCCACGAGATCAGAAGGGCCGCGACAGCGCCCGCT carries:
- a CDS encoding exonuclease domain-containing protein, whose amino-acid sequence is MKQQRGVGRMWHLYKMGGITPAVASMLGAQNAQQMAFIRSMSKEQRKQPVMDQPLREMEVVVFDLETTGFYPLNGDEILSVGAVVLKGEELQESRSFYSLVNPKRRVPKHITDLTGITNEMAENGSELMQVLHDFMEFIDRRMLIAHASGHDKQFLNAALWRTSKINLTHRVLDTMMVAKWLDPNRDNGYGLDELLTGAGIEITKRHHALEDSIMTAKLWLHYLKKIMERNIVTLGDLYAYLSKH
- a CDS encoding MFS transporter codes for the protein MEKTKKGFGMAGPAKLRTQSTNDQSSKKKAGGGAKWREYIALASVPLVLVLGNSMLVPILPEMERRMGISGFQASMVITLFSVAAGIVIPISGYLSDRFSRKAVILPSLALYGIAGIAAGIGALMNSYSLLIASRALQGIGAAGTSPIAMALVGDKYKDGAESEALGLIEASNGAGKVISPIIGSLLALIVWYAPLFAFPVFCAGSFFAMVFLIKEPEKEKQNTSVKQYVADIVKLFREKGRWLISSFLAGSLGLFILFGVLFRLSDVLEKAPYNIDGVAKGGVLAIPLLGLVVTAYMTGRHIKNNGVLMRRLMVIGLALMGASLVAAALLYRNLYALIGFVTLSSVGTGLLLPCLNTLITGAVDRAHRGMITSLYSSLRFFGVAFGPPLFGWLAGRSDMLLYFVVAGLSFAALALVALFVHPPKKAGDTG
- a CDS encoding M67 family metallopeptidase; this translates as MLDNDQNNANHLLLLRAEIDEPAYRKLIRICTDALPDEACGVLASSHSDSLSHGAVRIDTVYPIRNAAQEKAHVFSFEPREWIGAYFSMLKNRQTLVGFYHSHPLAPPVPSSADIAGIRYSTAMTYWIVSLADPDQPHIQAYQVSGNSFVPLMFAQVSV
- a CDS encoding L,D-transpeptidase → MEERSDNMNYLKQYVQNHPDNRMAWYLLGKQYMLEGKEAKANYCFLQSGSIYEAYERKQHPMAQPPEQMIQAWNRKRRIRLMLYRSIGIAVLLLLFLMALPVKAPSNLPGEDNMEAALSGGQDQQEEKEQVKVVFVKPAVIRPMGNSLELLLEEGTKPPRYGLSVMLEQRGSWRYWTGDTRILLSTRKQGAGEAYQVQMHDAAVCECTPSDATEAFEKWNSWSQTQEERWTLSSAITHYRELYDKWPTAIEDMVRPYPNNVIAGETAGMRKLFPDLLKSLKALAEGSGPDSSSEKGQMNQAGKGAMSNGGADHLPRAPLSIVVDADAYRLAVVSGDVVVRSYPVGLGGDKTPSGSFYISEKVKNPNGKDNGEFGSRGMTLSNTLYAIHGTNEPDSIGKDESLGCIRMRKEDVEELYDLVPLGTKVNIKSGVLPDEPQPADKRFRLQPTQDETNPAVVYRWLS
- a CDS encoding TlpA family protein disulfide reductase; the protein is MKRTLVLLGVILVLALAAVYQNKGKSDEAITASTEMKPKPGFVAPTLNLPDLDDQKVPVAGKRDQLLLINFWASWCGPCELEAPDLQELSEEYKADMVLLGINATSYDKERQAREFVEEYKFTFPILMDRDGKATDLYKITTFPTSLLVDRDGIVRERVVGVISKKEWQSKIEKWIKVQK
- the cimA gene encoding citramalate synthase, with the protein product MTNIISIFDTTLRDGTQGEGISLSADDKLKIAQKLDALGVHYIEGGNPGSNSKDIEFFQRVKGLKLNAKITAFGSTRRKNSTAEQDSSLLRIVESGVPAATLVGKSWDFHVHTALQTTLEENLSMIYDSFAFLKRSGVEAIFDAEHFFDGYKHNPEYALAVLRQAQEAGADWIVLCDTNGGTLPTEIHEIISRVRAELTAPLGIHTHNDCELAVANTLAAVGAGVRQVQGTINGYGERCGNANLCSILPTLQLKMDYRCVSDEQLQALTGTARYISEIANVHMPVGQPYVGNAAFAHKGGIHVSAIMKDSKTYEHIRPELVGNKQRILVSELAGQSNIISKAQELGLDINANNEKTKAIMERIKELEHQGYQFEGADASLELLLRDAFGNVKDIFKLESFKMLVEKHNGHMNSEAIVKVNVDGQSVYTAAEGNGPVNALDNALRKALVQFYPKINDIHLSDYKVRVIDEKDATAGKVRVLIESTDFNNTWSTVGVSSNVIEASWEALVDSIRYALLGMTPVFSQDEPRERLGLVNH
- a CDS encoding DUF294 nucleotidyltransferase-like domain-containing protein; amino-acid sequence: MSDPVYTHLLALIGTAGDLKTLRGLRDQIQRQMEARLTERPVEQLYFNLNGMHDALIGRVIVLAEAEMARSGNGPPPVPYAYLLFGSGGREEQTLSSDQDSGLLYGDPKDESEKEAVSAYFESFAVIVVDLIKQLGYPPCDGGVMSTNSEWRLSLSEWKAKLNGWFEDPDWERVRYLLIVADGRCVYGDPMLMRSFQDFFFSDMLQNPVIVKHMRSNTMRHKVLIGVFGQLLREEYGQDAGSLDIKYGAYIPMVNAVRMMALQSGIRESSTLERISGLVRNEKLSAGEGAEIAEAFRLFLRLRLMTTERSVDGLLSNNGKLAGGRMSKELIDELKSGLRIGKRLERRVNK
- a CDS encoding stalk domain-containing protein, which produces MSICCMTMNNSWVQPHSWRCQLNEDKAPYVKQERLFLQVRFFSEEIGLDVQWLSGIRAVLLRDKIITSVERSSTSGAG
- a CDS encoding DNA polymerase IV, translating into MSKQTNKSKGRVIIHLDMNAFYCSVHEAEEPEAYRGKPTAVAGSVELRKGIIVTSSYAARQKGVKTGMTVRQGMRICPELILIRPDFELYRKYSRGFMSVARQYTPQVEATSIDECYLDITGSSAFGEPLEIAHTIQQRIQNEWNLPCSIGVAPNKLLAKMASDMQKPSGFTVLRIRDVPRLLWNKPCDTLFGIGSKTADKLRRLNIRTIGELAAAEEAMLTKHFGVAGSWMKAAAHGIDHSPVQSNRERNKSIGHTTTLPQDVTERAEAHRILLNLSDQTARRMRRQKLVTRVVQIVIRKPDMSTINRSITLDVPTDATSDIHHEAVKLFDKYWKEGEPVRLLGITLQGLTLRDETAVQLDLFSYEEQPRKDALTKTMDKLRDKYGENAVLTAGMLGDDPSALIRNKRLRGTSLQTDEHMLHDDEQ